A part of Dryobates pubescens isolate bDryPub1 chromosome 3, bDryPub1.pri, whole genome shotgun sequence genomic DNA contains:
- the ALKAL2 gene encoding ALK and LTK ligand 2: MSGLRSSGLLGLLLLTFSAGYCKEKTDSADLKDRQSLLNLIMEIIQELKRYHLEKDSGLQYFSKHDYNLDRREVPDYGGYQDEQRVEIVPRDLRMKDKFLKHLTGPLYFSPKCSKHFHRLYHNTRDCTIPAYYKRCARLLTRLAVSPMCMEG; the protein is encoded by the exons ATGAGTGGACTGAGGTCttctgggctgctggggctgctgctcttaACGTTCTCAGCAGGATATTGCAAAGAGAAAACTGACTCTGCAGATTTGAAGGATAGGCAAAGTCTCCTAAATCTGATCATGGAGATCATTCAGGAACTGAAAAGGTATCACCTGGAGAAGGACAGTGGGCTGCAGTACTTCTCCAAGCACGACTATAACTTAGATCGAAGAGAAGTGCCAGACTATGGAGGATACCAGGATGAACAGAGAGTTG AAATAGTTCCCAGAGATCTGAGGATGAAAGACAAGTTCTTAAAGCATTTAACAG GTCCACTTTACTTTAGCCCAAAATGCAGTAAACACTTTCATCGACTTTATCACAACACAAGGGACTGCACCATCCCAGCAT ACTATAAAAGATGTGCCAGGCTTCTTACTCGGTTGGCAGTAAGCCCAATGTGCATGGAAGGATAA